The following DNA comes from Paenibacillus sp..
GCCGCGATCGCCGCCGGGAAGGACGTGCTCGTCGAGAAGCCGCTTTCGAACCGGATCGACGAAGCGCGGGAGATGGTCGCATTCGCCCGGGAGAAAGGCGTGCGGCTCGCGTGCAATTTGAACCACCGGTTCGCGCCGGCCGCGTTCCGCGCGAAGGCGCTGATCGAAGAAGGGAAGCTCGGCACGATCCTGTTCGTCAACATGCGGCTGACGATCCGCAATCCTTCCGACGAAACGCCGTGGCTCCATCTTCGCGCGCTGCACCCGCACTCGATCGACGTCATGCGTTACGTCGCGGGGGACGTCCGCCGGGTGCAGTCGTTCCTGACGAAGGCGCCGGGCCGGACGTCGTGGTCGACCGCGTCGGTCAACATGGAATTCGCTTCCGGCGCGGTCGGCCATTTGACGGGCAGCTACGATATGTCGATGCGCCATCCGATCGAGTGCCTCGAGGTCGGCGGCACCGCCGGGCGGCTCGTCATCGACAACGTCTACGAAACGCTGACCTACTATCCGCACGATTCCGACGAGCGGATGGTGATGCAAAACCCGATCTTCGGCGGCATGCAAGGGTTTAACGATACGTTCCGGCTGCGGATCGACCGCTTCATCGCGGACGTGAAGCGCGGCGCCGCGCCCGACGAGGTGGCGGCTTCCGGCGCGGACGCTTTGGCGGCGCAAGAGACGATCGAAGCCGCGATCCGGTCGCACGAAGCCGGCGGCGCGCCGATGGAGGTCGTGCGGACGGGAGGCGGAGCGCCTTGCGGAAGCTGAACAGCAGCGCGTACATGCGCGAAGATTTCCCGTTCTGGATCAACCGGACGACGCAGGGGACGATCGACGAGCACGGCCACGATTTCGTCGAGCTCGTGTACGTCGTCCGCGGCCGCGGGCGCCATCACTTCGCGGGGGCGTCGTACGACATTCACGCCGGGGACGTGTTCATTATTAACCCGGGCGAAACGCACGCGTATTCGGTCCAGCCCGGCGATCGGATGGAGATCATCAACTGTTTATTCATGCCTTCGTTCATCCCGGACTCGCTGCTGCGGGAGCTGGACGTGACGAACGCCATGGATTATTTTTACGTCCATCCGTTCTTGCAGCACGACCATCGGTTCAATCACCGGCTCAATTTGCGCGGAGACGAAGCGGACCATGTGCTCGCCCTTCTCGAAGGGATGCTTCGCGAGCACGCGCAGTCGAACACCGGCTATGCGACCGTCATTCGGCTGCAGCTGCTCGAATTGCTGATTTTGTTATCGCGGTATTACAAAGGGCTGCGAGCTCGCACCGAATCGCCGCGCCAGCAGGAAGGGACG
Coding sequences within:
- a CDS encoding Gfo/Idh/MocA family oxidoreductase → MLKVAVVGVNQIGKLHCRAYADHADAELVAVCDLMPERAEAAGRAFGVRAYTRLDELLAREEVDAIAVATAGEEKGGHHYAPAMAAIAAGKDVLVEKPLSNRIDEAREMVAFAREKGVRLACNLNHRFAPAAFRAKALIEEGKLGTILFVNMRLTIRNPSDETPWLHLRALHPHSIDVMRYVAGDVRRVQSFLTKAPGRTSWSTASVNMEFASGAVGHLTGSYDMSMRHPIECLEVGGTAGRLVIDNVYETLTYYPHDSDERMVMQNPIFGGMQGFNDTFRLRIDRFIADVKRGAAPDEVAASGADALAAQETIEAAIRSHEAGGAPMEVVRTGGGAPCGS
- a CDS encoding AraC family transcriptional regulator, coding for MRKLNSSAYMREDFPFWINRTTQGTIDEHGHDFVELVYVVRGRGRHHFAGASYDIHAGDVFIINPGETHAYSVQPGDRMEIINCLFMPSFIPDSLLRELDVTNAMDYFYVHPFLQHDHRFNHRLNLRGDEADHVLALLEGMLREHAQSNTGYATVIRLQLLELLILLSRYYKGLRARTESPRQQEGTMTARRLYGYMERNYDKKMTLQSLSELFNVSERHLNRLVRKQYGKSVVDVLHDIRIARAKRLLCETDEKIISIAAMVGYEDSSFFTRLFQRHVGCSPSQYRAMPDKPLLESGRTS